The Pungitius pungitius chromosome 8, fPunPun2.1, whole genome shotgun sequence genome has a window encoding:
- the LOC119229748 gene encoding kazrin-A-like produces the protein MKWIRDIDLKEFADNLQGKGIHGAVMVLDPSFDTDTLAKALGIPCNKHMLHRHLYQEMKSLAVLHSSAEHSGEVICSTSPVSVSMRRSGKSPLRLRASSHSAERRPAPRVQAVPRANGGQVHTYKGVEITNV, from the exons ATGAAGTGGATCAGAGACATAGACCTCAAG GAGTTTGCAGACAACCTGCAGGGTAAAGGGATCCATGGAGCGGTCATGGTTCTGGACCCTTCCTTTGACACTGACACCTTGGCCAAAGCCCTGGGGATCCCCTGCAACAAGCACATGCTGCATCGGCACCTGTACCAAGAGATGAAATCACTGGCAGTCCTCCACAG CAGTGCAGAGCACAGCGGTGAAGTCATCTGTTCCACTTCGCCCGTTTCTGTGTCGATGAGAAGATCCGGCAAG AGTCCGCTGAGGCTACGTGCCAGCAGCCACTCGGCGGAGCGACGTCCGGCTCCCCGCGTCCAGGCCGTCCCCCGGGCCAACGGAGGCCAGGTGCACACCTACAAGGGGGTCGAAATCACCAACGTGTGA
- the skib gene encoding v-ski avian sarcoma viral oncogene homolog b, with protein sequence MEGTSFQPHPGLQQTLKQFHLSSMRSLGGPAAFSARWHQDSYFGKDGKSVEMMLTLPTQTPPVMSGPLFIPSDRSTERCETVLEREPISCFVVGGEKRLCLPQILNSVLRDFSLQQINSVCDDLHIYCSRCTADQLEILKVVGILPFSAPSCGLITQTDAERLCNALIYGGTYPPHCSKELGSLELERTEKSFKVYHECFGRCKGLFVPELYAGPSAACIQCMDCRLMFPAHKFVVHSHKRLENRTVHWGFDSANWRAYVLLDPDYNDKEEKSHLEQLLKEMKGKYDLSGKRSSKSCRAPSPVPGKRSKFDKLQSPSVDKDKKPEWLQSLSKSAPKDLKQVHMKQRPSAFRPWSPKAVEKEKPAPQNEAERSFSKGHETLAPPNPTPTPLAPPLHPTDCHAPGRGPAAVPGPPQGLPNGDAKPPPSTTTTNTTATNQPEDMDTDGEIDVDDCDDRPVPPSSLASPPSQTPGPQSYARPQEAPGWLPGAVCPDMDALRQMLYGGPDSKEAREKLLQEIVKLKVKQEEKLSAAVQAKRSLQQELEFVRVAKKGRLREAIEAKRNLRKEIERLRVDWERKMRDAEESCGRLKRDLERERQVRVCDKGCEAERLRVKYSTQIEGLHVQLQQAEADREQLRRELQQEREARQSLESVVKDLQGQLTLQAGRSPPGDPKGGNTDAHRQTAQHTNAS encoded by the exons ATGGAGGGCACGAGCTTCCAGCCCCATCCCGGACTTCAACAAACTCTGAAGCAGTTTCATCTGAGTTCCATGCGCTCCCTCGGCGGCCCGGCGGCGTTCTCCGCCCGGTGGCACCAGGACTCATATTTCGGTAAAGATGGGAAATCCGTCGAGATGATGCTCACCCTCCCAACTCAGACACCCCCGGTGATGTCCGGTCCACTTTTCATCCCTTCCGACCGCTCCACGGAGCGGTGCGAGACGGTCCTGGAGCGGGAGCCCATCTCCTGCTTCGTGGTCGGCGGTGAGAAGCGGCTGTGCCTCCCGCAGATCCTCAACAGCGTCCTGAGAGATTTCTCCCTGCAGCAGATCAACTCGGTGTGCGACGACCTGCACATCTACTGCTCCAGGTGCACGGCGGACCAGCTGGAGATCCTCAAGGTGGTGGGTATCCTGCCCTTCTCGGCTCCGTCCTGCGGGCTGATCACGCAGACGGACGCCGAGCGCCTCTGCAACGCGCTCATCTACGGCGGCACTTACCCGCCTCACTGCAGCAAGGAGTTGGGCTCCCTGGAGCTGGAGCGGACCGAGAAGAGCTTCAAAGTGTACCACGAATGTTTCGGTCGGTGTAAAGGCTTGTTTGTGCCGGAGCTGTACGCGGGTCCGAGTGCCGCCTGCATCCAGTGCATGGATTGCAGACTCATGTTCCCCGCGCACAAGTTTGTGGTCCACAGTCACAAGAGACTGGAGAACCGGACGGTGCACTGGGGGTTCGACTCGGCCAACTGGCGGGCTTATGTGCTCCTCGATCCGGACTACAAcgacaaagaggagaagagtCACCTGGAGCAGCTGCTTAAAGAGATGAAAGGGAAATACGATCTGTCGGGCAAACGGTCCAGTAAATCGTGCAGA GCTCCCAGCCCCGTCCCAGGCAAGAGGTCAAAATTCGACAAATTACAGTCTCCATCAGTTGACAAAGACAAGAAACCCGAATGGCTACAATCGCTGTCAAAGTCTGCACCCAAG GATCTGAAACAGGTCCACATGAAACAGAGGCCCTCCGCTTTCCGCCCCTGGTCTCCTAAAGCGGTGGAAAAAGAGAAACCAGCCCCTCAGAACGAGGCGGAGAG GTCCTTCTCGAAAGGTCATGAGACTTTGGCGCCTCCCAACCCGACCCCaacccccctcgcccctccGCTCCATCCCACGGACTGCCACGCTCCCGGCAGGGGGCCTGCAGCCGTCCCCGGGCCGCCTCAGGGGCTTCCTAATGGAGACGCCAAACCGCCCccgtccaccaccaccaccaacaccaccgcCACCAACCAACCGGAAGACATGGACACAGATGGAGAGATCGATGTGGACGACTGTGACGACC gtccagTGCCGCCTTCCTCCCtggcttctcctccttctcagacCCCGGGCCCTCAGAGTTACGCCCGGCCTCAGGAGGCACCCGGCTGGCTGCCGGGGGCGGTTTGCCCGGACATGGACGCCCTGAGACAGATGCTGTACGGAGGTCCGGACAGCAAAGAGGCCCGGGAAAAACTGCTGCAGGAGATTGTCAAGTTGAAagtgaagcaggaggagaagctaTCTGCTGCCGTGCAAGCTAAACGCAGCCTTCAGCAG gaatTGGAGTTTGTGAGGGTAGCAAAGAAAGGCCGTCTCCGCGAGGCCATCGAAGCCAAGCGCAACCTGAGAAAGGAGATCGAGCGCCTGCGCGTCGACTgggagaggaagatgagggaCGCGGAGGAGTCCTGCGGGCGGCTGAAGAGAGACTTGGAGCGGGAGAGACAGGTGCGAGTCTGCGACAAAGGCTGTGAGGCCGAACGTCTCCGGGTCAAGTACTCCACTCAG ATCGAAGGGCTGCacgtgcagctgcagcaggcggAAGCCGACCGGGAGCAGCTGAGGCGGGAGCTTcagcaggagagagaggctCGCCAGAGCCTGGAGAGTGTTGTCAAAGACCTTCAAGGCCAGCTGACCCTGCAGGCCGGCAGAAGCCCCCCCGGAGACCCCAAGGGCGGAAACACggacgcacacagacagaccGCGCAGCACACCAACGCATCCTAA
- the tmem51b gene encoding transmembrane protein 51b produces MCSSPSLCANTSRPRRPSGSESAGSGAHYALCALGVGLIALGIVMIVWTVIPVDGEDSGASPSSPGNSTAGSDSDAGNGKDRSKPSTVAMVLVGVGVATLLLSIILCVRSRKRRSAATSQPGATANAVLNHVAREPEEEAADRTSYTVPSYEEVVTSGAYPIRQSNLRNSTSQLPSYEDIIAAVESEGTRPAGGPSEVTPLSGPAAALRADRPGLAGNPSLLTRSASRASRLLRPLRVRRIKSDKLHLKDFRIQIRSPTQNPVTIEPITPPPVYDNKMPELE; encoded by the exons ATGTGCTCCAGCCCGAGTTTATGCGCCAACACCAGCCGCCCCAGAAGACCCTCCGGCTCGGAGAGCGCGGGCTCGGGGGCTCACTATGCCCTTTGCGCCCTTGGAGTGGGACTCATCGCCCTGGGCATTGTCATGATCGTGTGGACCGTCATACCGGTCGACGGGGAGGACTCGGGCGCCTCCCCCTCGTCGCCTGGCAACTCCACCGCAGGGTCCGACAGCGACGCCGGGAACGGCAAAGACCGCTCGAAGCCGTCCACCGTGGCTATGGTGCTGGTGGGAGTAGGGGTGGCCACGTTGCTGTTATCCATCATCCTCTGtgtgaggagcaggaagagacgAAGCGCTGCCACCAGCCAGCCGGGCGCCACTGCGAACGCCGTCCTGAACCATGTGGCGAGGGAGCCGGAGGAAGA GGCGGCCGACCGGACCTCGTACACCGTGCCGAGTTACGAGGAGGTTGTCACCAGTGGCGCCTACCCCATCCGCCAGAGCAACCTCCGCAACAGCACCTCCCAGCTGCCGTCCTACGAGGACATCATCGCTGCCGTGGAGAGCGAGGGGACGCGGCCCGCCGGCGGGCCCTCCGAGGTCACGCCGCTCAGCGGTCCGGCCGCCGCGCTCCGGGCCGACCGGCCGGGCCTCGCGGGGAACCCCAGCCTGCTCACCCGCAGCGCCAGCCGGGCGAGCCGTTTGCTGCGGCCCCTCCGGGTGAGGAGGATCAAGTCGGACAAGCTTCACCTGAAGGACTTCCGCATCCAGATCCGCAGCCCCACGCAGAACCCGGTGACCATCGAGCCCATCACTCCGCCGCCTGTGTATGACAATAAGATGCCAGAGTTAGAGTAG